The proteins below come from a single Holdemania massiliensis genomic window:
- a CDS encoding BglG family transcription antiterminator: protein MKESRSSQMLELLKSKSDSWVSAATLAGLLGVSTRQIRKYVAAVNDSLSVPVILSSDKGYQLCQKAYRNYQLTKRQRIDTPSARQNYLLQELLINEELLIYDVADTLYVSMTTIENDLRLLKEKLKVISLDLVRSQNTVRIYGEETDKRKLMSQLISQAIGNHFVFNEEIDLLTFHYQIWGFRSAIRNIFDECGIFTNDYALNVITLHLIIMIDRVRSGHPLQEHVDLKKVETQPGYQAAAAIAVYLFREFNKELNAAELHHLTLVITNNTTQIDHEKINAQNIQNFIEQRYIEQAQKAVKQVEDHYCLEPFSEDFIAKFAIHIQNLFFRAEHHYQINNPLTDEIKLSYPLIYDISVSIAQYLSKTAQLEINEHEIAYIALHIGSYFESNGKGKMKVSCCFVYADYYAQYIQIINKIRSQFDDQLIIQSAVSINDFDPSRHPAELTLSMTELPGVPDALVLHPFLTAGDMTALSDRLDKMIKQKQGELLKSQLMEFFDARLFYNEVPKMPKAELLKRMCKDLEHLGYGSSHFYTEVMAREKMSSTAYNLVAIPHTLSKDIQHNFIFIAINEAGMKWDSKTVYIVALLGISEKSRRLFSEIFDQLVEIFSESQAVMDLAASKDFKQFIHKLCLKMNHGMEE, encoded by the coding sequence ATGAAGGAATCACGGTCATCCCAGATGTTGGAATTACTGAAAAGCAAATCAGATAGTTGGGTTTCAGCAGCAACTTTGGCTGGTTTATTGGGCGTATCCACGCGTCAAATCCGCAAATATGTTGCGGCAGTCAATGACAGCTTGTCTGTTCCAGTCATTCTTTCCAGCGATAAGGGGTATCAGCTTTGTCAAAAAGCTTATCGAAACTATCAGCTAACAAAACGTCAGCGGATAGATACACCTTCAGCCCGTCAGAATTATTTGCTTCAGGAATTGCTGATCAATGAAGAACTTCTTATTTATGATGTAGCGGATACACTTTATGTCAGCATGACAACGATTGAAAATGATCTGAGGCTGCTTAAAGAGAAGCTGAAAGTGATTTCTTTGGATCTGGTTCGTTCCCAAAATACAGTGCGGATATACGGAGAAGAAACAGATAAGCGCAAATTAATGAGTCAGCTGATCAGTCAAGCAATAGGTAATCATTTTGTCTTTAACGAGGAAATTGACTTGCTGACATTTCATTATCAAATCTGGGGATTCCGATCAGCAATTCGTAATATTTTTGATGAATGTGGCATCTTTACCAATGATTATGCTTTAAATGTGATAACCTTGCATCTTATCATTATGATTGATCGTGTCCGCAGTGGACATCCATTGCAAGAGCATGTTGATTTAAAAAAGGTTGAAACGCAGCCGGGATATCAGGCGGCAGCAGCGATTGCTGTCTATCTGTTTCGGGAGTTTAATAAAGAGCTCAATGCCGCGGAGCTGCATCATCTGACATTGGTTATTACCAACAATACGACACAGATTGATCATGAAAAAATCAATGCCCAAAACATTCAGAATTTCATTGAGCAGCGTTATATTGAACAAGCACAGAAGGCAGTAAAACAGGTTGAGGATCATTATTGCTTAGAACCCTTTTCTGAGGACTTCATTGCCAAGTTTGCGATTCATATTCAAAACTTGTTTTTCCGTGCGGAACATCACTATCAGATTAATAATCCGCTGACAGATGAAATCAAACTCTCCTATCCGCTGATCTATGACATTTCAGTCAGTATTGCGCAGTATTTAAGCAAGACCGCTCAGCTTGAAATCAATGAACATGAAATTGCTTATATTGCTTTGCACATTGGTTCTTACTTTGAAAGCAATGGAAAAGGCAAAATGAAAGTCAGCTGCTGTTTTGTCTATGCTGACTATTATGCTCAATATATCCAGATTATCAATAAAATACGCAGTCAGTTTGATGATCAGCTGATCATTCAATCTGCGGTATCAATTAATGATTTTGATCCCAGCCGACATCCTGCAGAATTAACACTTTCGATGACTGAATTGCCAGGAGTTCCTGATGCCTTGGTTTTGCATCCTTTTTTAACTGCAGGAGATATGACAGCGCTAAGTGATCGGCTGGATAAAATGATTAAGCAGAAACAGGGAGAGTTGTTAAAAAGTCAGCTGATGGAATTCTTTGATGCACGATTATTTTATAATGAAGTTCCCAAAATGCCAAAAGCTGAACTATTGAAACGAATGTGCAAAGATTTAGAACACCTTGGTTATGGTTCCAGTCATTTTTATACCGAGGTAATGGCCCGCGAAAAGATGTCGAGTACTGCTTATAATTTAGTAGCGATTCCTCACACCCTTTCCAAGGATATTCAGCATAATTTTATTTTTATTGCCATCAACGAAGCAGGTATGAAGTGGGATTCAAAAACAGTTTATATTGTAGCCTTGCTAGGAATTAGCGAAAAATCCCGACGATTGTTTTCTGAAATTTTTGATCAGCTTGTGGAGATTTTCAGCGAATCGCAGGCGGTCATGGATTTAGCAGCCTCCAAGGATTTCAAGCAGTTTATCCATAAACTTTGTTTAAAAATGAATCATGGTATGGAGGAATAG
- a CDS encoding ATP-binding protein: MLKLFEVTGFKNFENTIQLDFSDIRDYKFNNSCVAKGLLSKLIIYGKNSVGKSNLGLALFDIVSHLTTNNVTPGLYDYYLNVNNKAGYAEFHYVFTFDSGEVDYRYRKNDKQTLVYESVAIDNKRIFTYDYEDMRGDLAGLEALTTTLNLSFRGTDSILKYVIANTALAENHPLYQMQGFVSHMLWFRSLDENCYIGYKSNSKDYFDFIFEGNRVKELESFLHKAGLQENLIAKKDTDGIKRLYFDTNKPLPFFKAASSGTKALYTFFYWNKTATDVSLMFIDEFDAFYHYELAETLVQLLEQQPDFQVVLTSHNTNLLSNRIMRPDCYFILTRDGLTSFANATDRELREGHNLEKLYMSGEFNG; encoded by the coding sequence ATGTTAAAGCTGTTCGAGGTCACAGGTTTTAAAAACTTTGAAAATACCATTCAGTTGGATTTTTCTGACATCCGTGATTACAAATTCAACAATTCTTGTGTTGCCAAGGGTTTGCTCAGCAAGTTGATCATTTATGGTAAAAACTCTGTTGGTAAGTCCAATTTGGGTCTGGCTCTTTTTGATATTGTTTCTCACCTTACAACAAACAATGTGACGCCGGGCTTGTATGATTATTATTTGAATGTCAACAACAAGGCTGGTTACGCTGAGTTTCATTATGTTTTTACATTTGACAGCGGTGAGGTGGATTATCGATACCGTAAGAATGACAAGCAGACGCTTGTTTACGAATCCGTTGCCATTGATAACAAGCGGATTTTCACTTACGATTACGAAGATATGCGCGGCGATTTGGCTGGCCTTGAGGCCTTGACCACGACGTTGAATCTCTCCTTTCGTGGTACGGATTCTATTCTGAAATATGTCATTGCCAATACGGCTCTTGCAGAGAATCATCCGCTTTATCAGATGCAGGGATTTGTATCTCATATGCTCTGGTTCCGCAGTTTGGATGAGAATTGCTACATTGGTTATAAGTCAAATAGCAAAGATTATTTTGATTTTATCTTTGAAGGGAATCGGGTGAAAGAGCTGGAGTCTTTTCTGCACAAAGCGGGACTTCAGGAAAATTTGATCGCTAAAAAGGATACTGACGGAATAAAACGTTTATATTTTGATACGAATAAACCATTGCCGTTTTTTAAGGCGGCGTCCAGCGGCACAAAAGCCCTTTACACATTTTTTTATTGGAACAAGACTGCTACAGATGTCTCCTTGATGTTTATTGATGAATTTGATGCTTTTTATCATTATGAACTGGCTGAAACACTGGTTCAACTTTTAGAGCAACAGCCGGATTTTCAGGTTGTGCTCACTTCCCACAATACAAACCTGCTTTCTAATCGCATTATGCGTCCAGACTGCTACTTCATTCTGACTAGGGATGGACTTACATCCTTTGCCAATGCTACGGATCGGGAGCTTCGTGAAGGTCACAATCTGGAGAAACTCTATATGAGTGGTGAATTTAATGGCTGA